In Ignavibacteriales bacterium, the following proteins share a genomic window:
- a CDS encoding PAS domain S-box protein, with the protein MQTYKLLVVEDESIIAEDLRIRLVGLGYQVVDVVSTGELAVQRAHQLKPDLILMDIMLKGDMDGIEAARIIKCTESIPIIFVTAYTDAETLKKAKVSEPYGYILKPFEERQLNISIQIALYKNQTERKIKESDRWLTTTLKSIGDAVISTDINQNIVFMNSVAENLTGWKLNDALEKPIDDVCKIISVIKGGEFVLPLTQVLEEQSVLPIKKNNLLITKNGERIHIEENASPIKNEKDIKEGYVIVLRDVSEKKKAEVELIKLSRAIEQSPVSIIITNQQGIIEYVNNKFLEKSEMESSKIIGSIFYIFKKNEMSEDNRNELMRSIVEGKTWRQEFVRIKKNEGMTWDSISVSSVLNVSGTATNLIIVQEDISERKQAESAIKKYNDELMELNKSKDKFFSIVSHDLRSPFHGLLGLSSYLVSDYENLNKSEIKKLIDNLHVSTVNIFKYVENLLEWSRLQIGNIAHQPAQLDLQKSILYVFNLLSPNLLQKNISIEYHIEEKSNVFADQNMVNSILENLISNAIKFTISGGKIKISTEKQGSVIKTSITDNGIGIQQEILRKLFTLDSQYSTTGTSGEKGAGLGLLICKEMIEKNGGMLSVESIVGSGTTFHFTLPHYDSVLKESSLN; encoded by the coding sequence ATGCAAACATATAAACTTTTAGTTGTTGAAGACGAATCAATAATTGCTGAAGACTTACGAATAAGACTTGTGGGATTGGGCTACCAGGTTGTTGATGTGGTATCAACAGGAGAATTAGCTGTACAAAGAGCACATCAATTAAAACCAGATTTGATATTGATGGACATTATGCTAAAGGGAGATATGGATGGTATTGAAGCTGCCAGAATTATTAAATGTACAGAAAGTATCCCCATTATTTTCGTTACTGCTTACACCGATGCTGAAACACTAAAAAAAGCCAAAGTATCAGAACCCTATGGTTACATACTGAAACCATTTGAAGAACGTCAATTAAACATCAGTATTCAAATTGCTTTATATAAAAATCAAACTGAAAGAAAAATTAAGGAAAGCGACCGTTGGTTAACTACAACACTTAAAAGCATTGGCGATGCAGTTATTTCAACTGACATAAACCAAAACATTGTATTTATGAACTCGGTTGCAGAGAACCTTACAGGTTGGAAATTGAATGACGCTCTGGAGAAACCCATCGATGATGTTTGCAAAATAATAAGTGTAATAAAGGGTGGGGAATTTGTTCTTCCACTGACTCAAGTACTTGAAGAGCAATCTGTTTTACCAATCAAAAAGAACAATTTACTTATTACCAAAAATGGTGAGAGAATTCATATTGAAGAAAACGCTTCACCAATTAAAAATGAAAAAGATATAAAGGAAGGTTACGTTATTGTTCTTCGTGATGTTAGTGAAAAGAAAAAAGCCGAGGTAGAATTAATTAAACTTTCCCGGGCAATTGAACAAAGTCCGGTTTCAATTATTATTACAAATCAACAGGGAATTATTGAATACGTAAATAATAAATTTCTTGAAAAATCTGAAATGGAAAGTTCCAAAATTATCGGAAGTATTTTTTATATATTCAAGAAAAACGAAATGTCTGAAGATAATCGTAACGAACTAATGCGATCAATTGTTGAAGGGAAAACCTGGAGACAGGAATTTGTTAGAATTAAAAAAAATGAAGGAATGACCTGGGATTCTATTTCAGTTTCATCGGTTTTAAATGTAAGTGGTACGGCTACCAACCTTATAATTGTTCAGGAAGATATATCTGAACGAAAGCAGGCGGAATCGGCAATAAAAAAATATAATGACGAACTTATGGAGTTAAACAAAAGTAAGGATAAATTTTTCTCTATCGTATCGCACGATTTGCGCAGCCCTTTCCACGGATTGCTGGGATTATCAAGCTACCTGGTTTCCGATTATGAAAATTTAAATAAAAGCGAAATTAAAAAACTAATCGATAACCTTCATGTTTCAACTGTAAATATTTTTAAGTATGTAGAAAATTTATTGGAGTGGTCAAGGTTACAGATTGGAAACATTGCGCATCAACCGGCACAATTAGATCTTCAAAAAAGTATCCTTTATGTTTTTAATCTTTTATCGCCAAATCTTTTACAAAAAAATATTTCAATCGAATATCATATAGAAGAGAAATCAAATGTCTTTGCGGACCAAAACATGGTAAATTCCATTTTAGAAAATCTTATTTCTAACGCCATAAAGTTTACTATTAGTGGAGGTAAAATAAAAATTTCAACTGAAAAACAGGGTTCAGTTATTAAAACCAGCATTACAGATAATGGTATAGGTATACAACAGGAAATCCTCAGGAAGCTCTTCACCCTGGATTCTCAATATTCAACTACTGGAACAAGCGGAGAAAAGGGTGCCGGGCTTGGGCTGCTTATTTGCAAAGAAATGATTGAAAAAAATGGGGGAATGTTATCGGTTGAAAGCATTGTGGGATCTGGTACTACGTTTCATTTCACTCTGCCACATTACGATTCCGTATTAAAAGAAAGCAGCTTAAATTAG
- a CDS encoding OmpA family protein — protein sequence MSGNLEENENQPIIKKKKRAAEGGHHGGAWKVAYADFVTAMMALFIVLWVMGQDAKVKEAVASYFKNPSGISTGVGSGLLNEGKKAFGETKSEEIIKKEMEKEKLVQMGNDLLNQLEQDTEFKDILDQVNIEYVDEGMLIELMESMQDAFFEIGTANLNPKAFDLLKTIGSKIAKLDNSIIIEGHTDARPYENGGLGYTNYELSTDRANSARRALIMGGVKEVQINEIRGYADKKLKNPGDPFSIVNRRVSIIVKYTGTK from the coding sequence ATGAGCGGTAATTTAGAAGAAAATGAAAATCAACCAATAATTAAAAAGAAGAAGCGGGCTGCTGAAGGTGGGCACCATGGTGGTGCTTGGAAAGTTGCTTATGCTGATTTTGTTACTGCAATGATGGCACTCTTCATTGTTCTTTGGGTGATGGGACAAGATGCAAAAGTTAAAGAAGCAGTAGCTAGCTATTTCAAAAATCCTTCTGGAATTAGTACAGGTGTTGGCTCTGGATTACTAAACGAGGGGAAAAAAGCTTTTGGTGAAACTAAAAGTGAAGAGATTATTAAGAAAGAAATGGAAAAAGAAAAACTAGTGCAGATGGGAAATGACCTTCTTAACCAATTAGAACAGGATACGGAATTTAAAGACATATTGGACCAAGTGAATATAGAATACGTAGATGAGGGAATGCTGATTGAACTTATGGAATCTATGCAGGATGCTTTTTTTGAAATCGGTACAGCTAACCTTAATCCAAAGGCTTTCGATCTATTAAAAACAATTGGCAGTAAAATAGCCAAGTTAGATAACAGTATAATTATTGAGGGACATACCGATGCAAGACCTTATGAGAATGGTGGGCTGGGTTATACAAATTATGAGTTAAGTACAGATCGTGCTAACTCTGCCCGCAGGGCATTGATTATGGGTGGAGTTAAAGAAGTACAAATAAATGAAATCCGGGGTTATGCTGATAAAAAATTAAAAAATCCGGGCGACCCATTTAGTATTGTCAATCGTAGAGTGAGTATTATTGTTAAATATACAGGAACAAAATGA
- a CDS encoding chemotaxis protein CheW, which produces MEIINTKNEKSDLLQLVSFKIGAEEFGVDILKVQEINKMTQITKVPNSPAFVEGVINLRGRVIPIIELRTRLGLEKIEYTKDTRIIVVELEGKTVGFIVDAVNEVLRIPSSITEKPPELVAGIDSDYITAVGKLEDRLLILLDLEKVLKEEAKEKLEVLSKATV; this is translated from the coding sequence ATGGAAATTATTAATACAAAAAACGAAAAATCCGATTTGTTGCAGTTAGTTAGTTTTAAAATTGGGGCTGAGGAGTTTGGTGTTGATATTCTAAAAGTTCAGGAAATTAATAAAATGACTCAAATAACTAAAGTGCCAAATTCACCCGCTTTTGTAGAGGGCGTTATTAATCTTCGCGGCAGAGTAATTCCTATTATAGAATTGCGAACCAGATTAGGTTTAGAAAAAATTGAATATACAAAAGATACCAGGATAATAGTGGTGGAGCTTGAAGGTAAAACGGTGGGATTTATTGTTGACGCCGTAAATGAAGTTCTTCGGATTCCTTCTAGTATAACAGAGAAACCACCGGAACTGGTTGCCGGAATTGATTCGGATTATATCACTGCAGTAGGTAAACTGGAGGATCGGTTACTAATTCTACTTGATTTAGAAAAAGTATTGAAAGAAGAGGCAAAAGAAAAATTGGAAGTACTTTCCAAAGCAACTGTTTAA
- a CDS encoding response regulator, producing the protein MKTNILVMEDDTFTQQFYGLLFNRAGFDSIITDEGDKFIETLENEQISIIILDLNLKNTYLKNERVDGISLAKKVKEDSRFAQIPILIVSAYKNLTNGRNFLDETGAEDYILKPISDFNELLKKVNNLKLF; encoded by the coding sequence ATGAAAACTAATATTTTGGTAATGGAGGATGACACATTTACACAGCAGTTTTATGGATTACTGTTCAACCGCGCCGGTTTTGATTCTATAATAACCGACGAAGGAGACAAATTTATTGAAACTCTTGAAAATGAACAGATTTCCATTATTATTCTCGATCTGAACTTGAAAAATACTTATCTGAAAAATGAAAGAGTCGATGGAATCTCTCTTGCCAAAAAAGTAAAAGAAGATTCCCGGTTTGCTCAAATTCCAATATTGATCGTCTCAGCATATAAAAATTTAACAAATGGAAGAAATTTTTTAGACGAAACGGGAGCAGAAGATTATATCCTAAAACCGATTTCTGATTTTAATGAATTACTAAAAAAGGTGAATAACTTAAAACTGTTTTAA
- a CDS encoding energy transducer TonB: MLTKITLKNTLQFTLLFIFTFFQVYTLTSASSPKFLPGDEEYAAFAEEMPSPIGGMGSIQKLISYPTIAKQAGIEGKVYVLAYINDKGGVDDVKMIKGIGAGCDEATIEAVKKCKFTPGKNKGAALKVKLSLAINFKLN; this comes from the coding sequence ATGCTTACAAAAATCACATTGAAGAACACTCTTCAGTTTACGCTGCTTTTTATTTTTACTTTCTTCCAGGTTTATACTTTAACTTCAGCAAGCTCGCCTAAATTTTTGCCTGGAGATGAAGAATATGCCGCATTTGCAGAAGAAATGCCAAGTCCTATAGGTGGAATGGGCTCCATTCAAAAGCTAATTTCTTATCCAACAATTGCAAAACAAGCTGGAATAGAAGGAAAAGTTTATGTGCTGGCTTATATAAACGATAAGGGTGGTGTGGATGATGTGAAAATGATTAAGGGTATTGGTGCTGGTTGCGATGAAGCAACTATTGAAGCTGTAAAAAAATGCAAGTTTACTCCTGGTAAAAACAAAGGAGCTGCATTAAAAGTTAAATTATCTCTTGCAATAAATTTTAAGCTTAATTAA
- a CDS encoding PAS domain-containing sensor histidine kinase — protein MNSIDQKSKSFSSFNEFRARGQYFNSKPLVIINNFCIIKYGNTAFQTIFSLSDGEDLCNIESDLQLSFLIEGFAKSKYNSFHFDLVLSENVNFHDKAFKVDVERALIENQEYFILLFNSIEEQKKIEERIYYLINAIDYGQVAIVITDKWGFIKYVSKSSEEILNRNIEQLFNSFLPEVLNGFISIKEVQLLEDSLREKMDWQCLSSVQNSKGEISYRKLKLSPVQKHFDDVSNYILTFNDVTEHINSEEKLRKAYEKESQLNRLKSAFLANMSHEIRTPSTAIIGFANLLRDDIKSGDTSTIVELVDFLDEGIHRMVRLFDNIIEVSLLESGDFILDIQTEDLNELVKRSCSNFYALAEIKRINFTLSFSEAPVFVEVDKMKFNKIVDSLIDNAIKYNKTNGHVTISTSVSQDFANLIISDTGRGIEKNKIEAILQPFVQEEFEGHKRTFEGAGLGLTVANKLTKALKGELNILSRKGDGTSIVLKFPLAKT, from the coding sequence GTGAATAGTATAGATCAAAAATCAAAATCATTTTCTTCATTTAATGAATTTAGAGCCCGCGGGCAATATTTCAACTCTAAACCGCTGGTTATAATAAACAACTTTTGCATTATCAAATATGGCAACACTGCTTTCCAAACAATATTTTCATTATCGGATGGTGAGGATCTTTGTAATATAGAATCTGATCTTCAGCTTTCTTTCCTGATAGAAGGATTTGCAAAAAGTAAGTATAATAGTTTTCATTTCGATTTAGTGCTTTCAGAAAATGTCAATTTTCATGATAAAGCTTTTAAGGTTGATGTTGAACGAGCTTTAATTGAAAACCAGGAATATTTTATCCTGCTGTTCAATTCCATTGAAGAACAAAAGAAAATTGAAGAACGGATTTATTACCTCATAAATGCAATTGATTATGGTCAAGTGGCTATAGTTATTACTGATAAATGGGGTTTCATAAAATATGTTTCCAAATCATCAGAAGAAATACTTAACAGAAATATTGAACAGCTGTTTAACTCCTTTTTGCCGGAAGTTTTAAATGGATTCATTTCGATAAAGGAAGTGCAGTTGTTGGAAGATTCGCTACGTGAAAAAATGGATTGGCAATGCCTAAGTTCTGTTCAAAATTCCAAGGGAGAAATTTCTTATCGTAAGCTGAAACTTTCCCCCGTTCAAAAACATTTTGATGATGTTTCCAATTACATCCTTACTTTTAATGATGTAACAGAACACATCAACAGTGAAGAAAAATTGAGAAAAGCATATGAAAAAGAAAGTCAGTTAAACAGGCTCAAATCTGCTTTCCTTGCAAATATGTCGCACGAAATCCGAACACCTTCTACTGCAATAATTGGATTTGCTAATTTGTTAAGAGATGATATAAAATCCGGAGATACTTCCACTATAGTAGAGCTTGTTGATTTTCTTGACGAGGGTATTCACAGGATGGTGCGACTTTTTGATAATATAATTGAAGTCTCACTTTTAGAATCCGGCGATTTTATTTTAGATATTCAAACTGAAGACTTGAATGAATTAGTAAAACGATCTTGTTCTAATTTTTATGCTCTTGCAGAAATCAAAAGGATCAATTTCACTTTAAGTTTTTCTGAAGCGCCAGTATTTGTTGAAGTTGATAAAATGAAATTTAATAAGATAGTTGATTCGTTAATTGATAATGCAATTAAATACAACAAAACAAATGGACATGTAACAATAAGTACAAGTGTATCTCAAGACTTTGCGAATTTAATTATCTCCGATACCGGACGTGGAATAGAAAAAAATAAAATTGAAGCTATCCTGCAACCTTTCGTTCAAGAGGAATTTGAAGGACATAAAAGAACTTTTGAAGGTGCTGGTTTAGGCTTAACGGTTGCGAATAAACTTACCAAAGCATTAAAAGGCGAATTAAACATCCTAAGCCGGAAAGGTGATGGCACTTCCATTGTCTTAAAATTTCCACTTGCTAAAACTTAA
- the motA gene encoding flagellar motor stator protein MotA: MLVIIGIVIVFASVLVGFSIAGGNALLLLQWAEFLIIGGVAIGSLLISSPLSVIKKIVAAIPKILSNKGYTKQDYLDLLKSFYDLFLVAQRDGLLAIEKHIENPTESEVLSQNTKFLANTKAVSFFCDTLKVMLSGGVPPHDIEELMEVEVDTFEKEGKPVPAILTKIADSFPGIGIVAAVLGIIVTMASINQGAEAVGHHVAAALVGTFLGILLSYGLFNPIATNIELSQENDVRYLETIKACIGAYAKGNPPIVAVEIARRTIFSDYRPSFTELENFIRGKKE; the protein is encoded by the coding sequence ATGCTCGTAATAATTGGAATCGTTATAGTTTTCGCATCAGTTTTAGTCGGCTTTTCTATTGCCGGTGGCAATGCACTTCTATTACTTCAGTGGGCTGAATTTTTAATTATTGGTGGGGTTGCAATTGGAAGTCTTCTTATCTCCTCACCATTATCAGTTATAAAAAAAATTGTTGCTGCTATTCCTAAAATATTAAGCAATAAAGGATATACTAAGCAAGATTATCTTGATCTCTTAAAATCATTTTATGATTTATTCCTGGTTGCTCAACGCGATGGTTTACTGGCAATAGAAAAACACATAGAAAATCCAACTGAAAGCGAAGTGCTTTCGCAGAACACAAAATTTCTTGCAAACACAAAAGCAGTTTCTTTTTTTTGCGATACTCTTAAAGTAATGCTGTCTGGTGGCGTTCCTCCGCACGATATTGAAGAATTAATGGAAGTTGAAGTTGATACTTTTGAAAAGGAAGGAAAACCCGTTCCGGCAATACTTACAAAAATAGCAGATTCATTTCCGGGGATTGGTATTGTTGCAGCCGTACTTGGAATTATTGTTACAATGGCAAGCATTAATCAGGGGGCGGAAGCGGTTGGTCATCATGTTGCAGCTGCGCTTGTTGGAACTTTCCTGGGTATCTTATTATCGTATGGGTTGTTTAATCCAATTGCTACAAATATAGAACTGTCGCAGGAAAATGATGTCCGGTATTTGGAAACTATTAAAGCCTGCATTGGTGCATACGCTAAAGGAAATCCTCCCATAGTTGCTGTAGAAATTGCCAGAAGAACAATCTTTTCTGATTATCGTCCTTCATTTACAGAATTAGAAAATTTTATCCGTGGTAAAAAAGAATGA
- a CDS encoding response regulator encodes MNKLLGGVNKKLIRILVIDDSEIIQRVLKSFLQDLDIEVITCSNGLEGIQVAVETKPSLIFLDLMMPNLDGIKMLQLKQVLADIKNIPVIIISANANKQNVFTAIELGATKVISKPLQKDVILKALKEVFQEELFSTTNDKHIYENGYVELPTQDQEKAQSDFQNELVKMFLSNFSNQKKQIVGAIGNKDKRLIKSVTHDIKGAGGTIGYNQISEIASVIQDREINSDFDWFFVQVKCEQLFKEVRKIEDLIFGSN; translated from the coding sequence ATGAATAAGTTGCTTGGTGGTGTTAATAAAAAACTTATCAGAATTCTTGTCATTGATGATTCGGAAATAATTCAACGGGTATTAAAATCTTTTTTACAGGATTTAGATATTGAAGTTATTACCTGCTCAAATGGATTAGAAGGAATACAAGTTGCGGTTGAAACAAAACCGAGCCTGATCTTTCTCGATCTTATGATGCCAAACCTTGATGGAATAAAAATGCTTCAGCTTAAACAGGTTTTGGCTGATATAAAGAATATTCCCGTAATCATTATCAGTGCAAATGCTAATAAGCAAAATGTCTTCACTGCAATAGAACTTGGTGCAACTAAAGTAATTTCAAAACCACTTCAAAAGGATGTGATTCTTAAAGCGCTTAAAGAAGTTTTCCAGGAAGAACTTTTTTCTACTACGAATGATAAACATATTTATGAAAATGGTTATGTAGAATTACCAACACAGGATCAAGAAAAAGCACAATCCGATTTTCAAAATGAACTGGTAAAAATGTTTTTAAGCAATTTCTCAAATCAAAAGAAGCAAATAGTTGGCGCAATTGGCAATAAGGATAAAAGACTTATTAAAAGTGTAACGCATGATATTAAAGGCGCCGGCGGAACTATTGGTTATAATCAAATATCGGAAATAGCCTCTGTAATACAGGATAGAGAAATAAATTCAGATTTCGATTGGTTCTTTGTTCAGGTAAAATGCGAACAGTTGTTCAAGGAAGTTAGAAAAATAGAAGATTTAATATTTGGTAGTAACTAA
- a CDS encoding toxin-antitoxin system YwqK family antitoxin, with protein MDNPNLSPQEINNEVVFRNERSFYPNGKLKTDYFFTDGELLFKEVIYAENGAIKEIINYRRDGTAWGKQVFESEVKKSGLSMTYYEDGSIQSQKYYIDNKVHWSEKIFNRNGQLSEVIGHLKGIKNGLNILYDEKGNKHSEINYRFNNPDGQAKFYYANGQLKAEMNFVKGNKTGISKIFFKNGILKIQESLHNNMRNGVTKTFYESGGVKEEWNFKGGVLDGNSKFFYKDGSVYGQKNFKNGLEEGISRLYYKDGKIKEEITYSKGIKSGTNKIYKEDGTLNKEIIYAEDKIIEEKIIPEKIEKKLVETKVEIKSKETIRKEERKRKLIRSANYALLFAVSIVVIYVMYIVALYFI; from the coding sequence ATGGATAATCCAAATTTATCCCCACAAGAAATAAATAATGAAGTTGTATTCAGGAATGAAAGAAGTTTCTATCCGAATGGCAAACTTAAAACGGATTACTTCTTTACTGATGGCGAGCTGCTGTTTAAGGAAGTAATTTATGCTGAGAATGGCGCCATAAAGGAAATAATAAATTATCGAAGAGATGGCACCGCCTGGGGTAAACAAGTTTTTGAAAGTGAGGTGAAGAAGAGCGGATTATCGATGACTTATTATGAAGATGGTAGCATTCAAAGTCAAAAATATTATATCGATAATAAAGTTCATTGGTCGGAAAAAATATTTAATCGCAATGGTCAATTAAGCGAAGTTATAGGACATTTAAAGGGAATAAAAAATGGTTTAAACATTTTATATGATGAAAAGGGGAATAAGCATAGCGAGATTAACTATAGATTCAATAATCCAGATGGTCAGGCAAAATTTTACTATGCCAATGGGCAACTTAAAGCTGAGATGAATTTTGTTAAGGGTAATAAAACCGGAATATCAAAAATATTTTTTAAGAATGGCATATTAAAGATTCAGGAATCTTTGCACAATAACATGCGCAATGGTGTTACAAAAACTTTTTATGAAAGCGGTGGTGTTAAAGAAGAATGGAATTTTAAGGGTGGAGTGTTGGACGGCAATTCAAAATTCTTTTATAAAGATGGCTCTGTTTATGGACAAAAGAATTTTAAGAATGGTTTGGAGGAAGGAATTTCCAGGCTGTATTACAAGGATGGTAAGATTAAAGAAGAAATAACTTATTCAAAAGGAATTAAATCCGGCACAAATAAAATTTATAAAGAAGATGGAACGTTAAACAAGGAAATTATTTACGCTGAAGATAAAATAATTGAAGAAAAGATTATTCCGGAAAAAATTGAAAAAAAGTTAGTAGAAACTAAGGTGGAAATAAAATCTAAAGAAACCATCAGAAAAGAAGAAAGAAAAAGGAAGCTTATTCGCAGTGCAAATTATGCTCTTCTTTTTGCAGTTTCAATAGTAGTTATTTATGTTATGTACATTGTAGCATTATATTTTATTTAG
- a CDS encoding methyl-accepting chemotaxis protein, translating to MEFFKNIKFVRKIQISFLAIAAVAAIIVINDFIQLRKTAGNKNEIYSGYIEPKSIIEDIYAEYNILQFNLLKFSIPSFESDLNINIEAVNKSKSKIDELLLSLTKRELDDEMISSLNEVQATWTNYKNVVADGILSAGVTKNYEMAAIISVTSGSEVGSLLKKKFEGINSVLNKKSDVLSKNVDSNINLSTTFIIIGMILGTIVFLISAFKIAPALSGPINRMKEVIGEFAKGNFDKAIDVNSNDEFGELANALRILQSAQKEKIDAAFNISRGNLVKLNSNSSEDKLAEALNTVVSTLTSLEDELTKLTKSAVTGQLSIRGDVGKFEGSYKEIISGVNETLDAVITPVKDGSEVLTILANGNLTARVNGNYQGDHQIITNSINTVAESLNKALTEVSEAIGATASAATQISSSAEEMAAGSSEQSSQTTDIASAVEEMSKTILETTKNTSIAAETAKNAGKKAKEGGDVVKATIIGMDKISGVVSKSAETVYALGKNSDKIGEIVQVIDDIADQTNLLALNAAIEAARAGEQGRGFAVVADEVRKLAERTTKATKEIAGMIKTIQKDTGEAVQSIQEGTKEVEEGKKLVNRAGEVLKEIIAESNKVSDIVAQVAAASEEQSSGVEQISKNIEGINSITQETASGIQQIAKSAEDLNGQTSNLQALIEKFKLTDKSVYSVRANGKLVIK from the coding sequence ATGGAATTTTTTAAGAATATTAAGTTCGTACGTAAAATTCAGATTTCTTTTTTAGCAATAGCTGCAGTAGCTGCAATAATTGTAATTAATGATTTTATCCAGCTAAGAAAAACAGCGGGCAATAAAAATGAAATTTATAGTGGATATATTGAGCCTAAGTCAATTATAGAAGATATTTATGCCGAATATAATATTCTTCAGTTTAACTTATTAAAATTTTCTATCCCAAGTTTTGAATCGGATTTAAACATAAACATAGAAGCAGTTAATAAAAGCAAATCTAAAATTGATGAATTACTACTCTCACTTACAAAGAGAGAGCTTGATGATGAAATGATCAGCAGTTTAAATGAAGTACAAGCAACATGGACAAATTATAAAAATGTTGTTGCAGATGGCATATTGAGTGCCGGGGTTACAAAAAATTATGAAATGGCAGCAATTATTTCTGTTACTTCCGGTAGTGAAGTAGGCTCATTATTAAAAAAGAAATTCGAAGGAATAAATAGTGTACTTAATAAAAAATCTGATGTGTTAAGTAAAAACGTTGATAGTAATATTAATTTATCCACTACGTTCATAATTATAGGAATGATTTTAGGAACGATTGTTTTTCTAATATCCGCCTTTAAAATTGCTCCGGCGTTAAGTGGACCCATAAACAGAATGAAAGAAGTAATTGGAGAATTTGCCAAAGGAAATTTCGATAAAGCTATCGATGTTAATTCCAATGATGAATTTGGCGAGCTTGCTAACGCACTTAGAATTCTTCAATCTGCCCAAAAAGAAAAAATTGATGCAGCATTTAATATCTCCAGGGGAAATTTAGTAAAGCTAAATTCCAACTCATCTGAAGATAAATTAGCTGAAGCGCTTAACACTGTGGTATCAACTTTAACTTCACTGGAAGATGAATTAACAAAATTAACTAAGTCTGCAGTTACCGGACAATTATCAATTCGTGGAGATGTTGGAAAGTTTGAAGGCAGCTATAAAGAAATTATTTCTGGTGTAAATGAAACTTTAGATGCTGTAATAACTCCTGTTAAAGATGGATCAGAAGTATTGACTATTCTTGCCAATGGAAATTTAACGGCAAGAGTAAATGGAAATTACCAGGGCGATCATCAGATAATTACAAATAGTATTAACACTGTAGCGGAATCACTTAATAAAGCATTGACTGAAGTAAGTGAAGCTATTGGTGCAACTGCCTCTGCTGCAACACAAATATCTTCAAGTGCAGAAGAAATGGCGGCTGGTTCATCAGAGCAAAGCAGTCAAACAACAGACATTGCAAGCGCTGTAGAAGAAATGAGTAAAACAATTTTAGAAACAACCAAAAATACTTCTATCGCTGCAGAAACTGCTAAGAATGCAGGTAAGAAAGCTAAAGAGGGTGGTGATGTTGTAAAAGCAACTATCATTGGAATGGATAAAATTTCTGGAGTTGTATCAAAATCTGCAGAGACCGTTTATGCTTTGGGAAAAAACAGCGATAAGATTGGTGAGATTGTTCAGGTGATTGATGATATTGCCGATCAAACAAATTTGCTTGCCTTAAACGCAGCTATAGAAGCTGCCAGAGCCGGCGAACAGGGACGCGGATTTGCAGTTGTAGCAGATGAAGTTAGGAAACTTGCCGAAAGAACAACAAAAGCAACCAAAGAAATTGCCGGGATGATAAAGACTATTCAGAAAGATACAGGCGAGGCTGTTCAATCCATCCAGGAAGGAACTAAAGAAGTAGAGGAAGGCAAGAAATTAGTTAATCGGGCTGGCGAAGTTTTAAAAGAGATCATTGCAGAGTCTAATAAGGTAAGTGATATAGTTGCCCAGGTTGCGGCGGCAAGTGAGGAACAAAGTTCTGGAGTTGAACAGATAAGTAAGAACATTGAAGGTATAAATAGTATAACACAGGAAACTGCTTCTGGTATTCAGCAAATTGCTAAATCTGCAGAAGACCTGAATGGACAAACATCAAACCTTCAGGCGCTGATAGAGAAATTTAAGCTAACTGATAAAAGTGTTTATTCTGTAAGAGCGAATGGAAAGCTTGTTATAAAATAA